One Chrysiogenia bacterium DNA window includes the following coding sequences:
- a CDS encoding SDR family NAD(P)-dependent oxidoreductase has product MHVAITGASSGIGKALAQEYARAGAKLTLVARRKEVLDQIARESGATAHTVGADLSDSPHAADWVAASEKALGPIDVLVNNAGMDNMGPTLEADLAECIALMHLNLLSPLTLAQHVAPRMAARRSGHIVNIASVAALAPVPMKAWYGASKAGFAMFSESLRYEILKSGVHVMTVYPGPINTPMADKSYEAVGGRKGTAALMPEGKPETLARLIRKGVESRKARIVYPAFYLSQMFAPNLSGWLAGTFGPKPDFS; this is encoded by the coding sequence TTGGAAAGGCGCTGGCCCAGGAATACGCCCGGGCGGGTGCGAAGCTCACGCTGGTTGCGCGGCGCAAGGAAGTTCTCGATCAGATTGCGCGTGAGAGCGGCGCGACGGCCCATACCGTCGGCGCAGACCTCTCGGACTCGCCCCATGCAGCCGACTGGGTCGCGGCATCCGAGAAGGCGCTCGGCCCCATCGACGTGCTCGTCAACAATGCGGGCATGGACAACATGGGCCCCACCCTGGAAGCAGACCTTGCCGAATGCATCGCGCTCATGCACCTCAACCTGCTCTCACCGCTCACGCTGGCCCAGCATGTCGCGCCGCGCATGGCCGCGCGGCGAAGCGGTCATATCGTGAATATCGCCTCGGTCGCGGCGCTCGCACCGGTGCCCATGAAAGCCTGGTACGGCGCTTCCAAGGCCGGCTTTGCCATGTTCTCGGAGTCGCTGCGCTATGAGATTCTAAAGAGCGGCGTGCACGTGATGACCGTCTATCCGGGCCCCATCAATACCCCGATGGCCGACAAGTCCTACGAGGCCGTCGGCGGGCGCAAGGGAACCGCCGCGCTCATGCCCGAGGGAAAGCCCGAGACTCTCGCGCGCCTGATACGCAAGGGAGTCGAGAGCCGCAAGGCGCGGATCGTCTACCCTGCGTTCTATCTCTCGCAGATGTTCGCCCCGAATCTCTCGGGCTGGCTCGCGGGGACTTTTGGTCCCAAGCCGGATTTTTCCTAG